One Pyxicephalus adspersus chromosome 3, UCB_Pads_2.0, whole genome shotgun sequence genomic window carries:
- the SLC34A2 gene encoding sodium-dependent phosphate transport protein 2B isoform X1, whose product MDKKKMAPRTQFQNHMTDSLDDAKKQPNAFQNGNALPPPDNSSLATAEPPSYSTLSLCKEIPEEEKEFDPWDMPELKSTGPKWSEMTTKQRVMSVLLAIARFICLVGLLYFFVCSLDVLSSAFQLVGGKAAGDIFKNHSVLSNPVAGLVIGVLVTVLVQSSSTSTSIVVSMVSSGLLTVRTAIPIIMGANIGTSVTNTIVALMQSGDRNEFRRAFAGATVHDFFNWLSVLVLLPIEIASGYLYHLTSAIVDSFNIESGEDAPDMLKVITEPLTKGIIQLDKKVIQEIANGDPAAQNKSLIKRDCGSKMWVNTTVPGPENCTANRFCWTDENNVTWTEVFEQVKASCGHLFANTNLPDLAVGLILLALSLLVLCFCLILIVKLLNSMLKGQVSVVIKKILNTDFPFPFSWLTGYLALLVGAGMTFIVQSSSVFTSALTPLIGIGVISIERAYPLTLGSNIGTTTTALLAALASPGDTLQNSVQIALCHFFFNISGILIWYPIPFMRIPIRLAKGLGNKTAKYRWFAVIYLIMCFFLLPLAVFGLSVAGWKVLVGVCVPIVFVIVLAIIINVLQAKYPRVLPDFLKTWNFLPKWMRSLKPWDSWMTGAALFCGRRCCCCCKCKCCNCCHTSEDEELSMDMPPALKGHENVVDLSDELPTIDSKDQGKNLSLTPL is encoded by the exons ATGGATAAAAAG AAAATGGCTCCCCGGACGCAATTCCAGAATCACATGACTGACAGCCTGGACGATGCCAAAAAACAGCCCAATGCATTCCAAAATGGCAATGCACTCCCTCCACCTG acAATAGTAGTTTAGCTACTGCAGAGCCACCAAGTTACTCCACATTGTCACTCTGCAAAGAGATACCTGAAGAAGAAAAGGAGTTCGATCCATGGGACATGCCAGAACTTAAGAGTACTGGACCGAAGTGGTCAG aaatgaccACAAAACAACGTGTCATGTCCGTTCTGCTGGCAATCGCAAGATTTATCTGCTTAGTGGGGTTGTTGTACTTCTTTGTGTGCTCATTGGATGTGTTAAGCTCTGCCTTTCAGTTAGTTggag gcaaagcTGCAGGAGATATTTTTAAGAACCACTCTGTTCTCTCCAATCCTGTTGCTGGACTGGTGATTGGTGTCCTGGTTACTGTCCTTGTACAAAGCTCAAGTACATCTACATCTATTGTGGTCAGCATGGTGTCATCTGGAC TTCTTACGGTCAGGACAGCTATTCCAATCATTATGGGAGCCAACATTGGCACATCGGTCACAAACACCATTGTTGCGCTAATGCAGTCTGGTGACCGGAATGAGTTTAGAAG GGCTTTTGCTGGAGCTACTGTTCATGATTTCTTTAACTGGTTGTCAGTGTTGGTCCTGCTGCCCATTGAAATAGCATCAGGATACCTGTACCATCTCACCAGTGCCATTGTGGATTCTTTTAACATAGAATCAGGGGAGGATGCACCAGATATGCTGAAGGTTATTACGGAGCCTCTCACCAAAGGAATTATCCAG CTTGATAAAAAAGTCATACAGGAAATTGCCAATGGGGATCCAGCCGCTCAGAACAAGAGTCTGATTAAGAGAGATTGTGGATCCAAG ATGTGGGTAAACACTACAGTGCCAGGCCCAGAAAATTGCACTGCTAACAGATTCTGCTGGACGGATGAAAACAATGTGACTTGGACAGAGGTCTTTGAACAAGTAAAAGCCTCTT GTGGACATCTGTTTGCCAACACCAATCTCCCAGACCTGGCAGTTGGCCTTATCCTCTTGGCATTGTCACTGCTAGTGCTGTGTTTCTGTCTGATCCTAATCGTCAAGCTCCTGAACTCCATGCTGAAGGGACAAGTATCTGTGGTCATCAAGAAGATCCTTAACACTg aTTTCCCTTTTCCATTCTCATGGCTGACGGGTTACTTGGCACTTTTGGTCGGAGCTGGAATGACATTCATTGTACAGAGCAGCTCTGTCTTCACATCCGCATTAACTCCACTGATCG GCATTGGTGTGATTAGCATAGAGAGAGCTTATCCCCTGACACTTGGGTCTAACATTGGAACAACAACAACTGCGCTACTGGCTGCCCTAGCCAGTCCTGGGGACACCTTACAAAACTCTGTGCAG ATTGCATTATGCcattttttcttcaatatatCCGGGATCCTTATTTGGTATCCTATTCCATTCATGAGAATACCTATTCGTCTAGCTAAAGGCCTGGGAAACAAGACAGCCAAATACCGCTGGTTTGCCGTCATCTATTTGATTATGTGTTTTTTCTTGCTGCCTCTGGCAGTGTTTGGCTTGTCAGTTGCTGGATGGAAGGTTCTTGTTGGAGTTTGTGTTCCTATTGTGTTTGTAATAGTTCTGGCTATTATCATCAATGTATTGCAAGCCAAATATCCACGGGTTCTTCCAGACTTTCTGAAGACATGGAACTTCCTTCCCAAGTGGATGCGTTCTCTAAAGCCATGGGATTCTTGGATGACCGGTGCTGCTCTGTTCTGTGGTCGcagatgttgctgctgctgcaaatgTAAATGCTGCAACTGCTGCCATACCAGTGAAGATGAGGAGTTGTCCATGGACATGCCACCAGCCTTGAAAGGTCATGAGAATGTTGTTGACTTGAGTGATGAACTGCCGACTATCGACAGCAAAGATCAAGGGAAGAACCTGAGCCTTACTCCCTTGTAG
- the SLC34A2 gene encoding sodium-dependent phosphate transport protein 2B isoform X2, with translation MAPRTQFQNHMTDSLDDAKKQPNAFQNGNALPPPDNSSLATAEPPSYSTLSLCKEIPEEEKEFDPWDMPELKSTGPKWSEMTTKQRVMSVLLAIARFICLVGLLYFFVCSLDVLSSAFQLVGGKAAGDIFKNHSVLSNPVAGLVIGVLVTVLVQSSSTSTSIVVSMVSSGLLTVRTAIPIIMGANIGTSVTNTIVALMQSGDRNEFRRAFAGATVHDFFNWLSVLVLLPIEIASGYLYHLTSAIVDSFNIESGEDAPDMLKVITEPLTKGIIQLDKKVIQEIANGDPAAQNKSLIKRDCGSKMWVNTTVPGPENCTANRFCWTDENNVTWTEVFEQVKASCGHLFANTNLPDLAVGLILLALSLLVLCFCLILIVKLLNSMLKGQVSVVIKKILNTDFPFPFSWLTGYLALLVGAGMTFIVQSSSVFTSALTPLIGIGVISIERAYPLTLGSNIGTTTTALLAALASPGDTLQNSVQIALCHFFFNISGILIWYPIPFMRIPIRLAKGLGNKTAKYRWFAVIYLIMCFFLLPLAVFGLSVAGWKVLVGVCVPIVFVIVLAIIINVLQAKYPRVLPDFLKTWNFLPKWMRSLKPWDSWMTGAALFCGRRCCCCCKCKCCNCCHTSEDEELSMDMPPALKGHENVVDLSDELPTIDSKDQGKNLSLTPL, from the exons ATGGCTCCCCGGACGCAATTCCAGAATCACATGACTGACAGCCTGGACGATGCCAAAAAACAGCCCAATGCATTCCAAAATGGCAATGCACTCCCTCCACCTG acAATAGTAGTTTAGCTACTGCAGAGCCACCAAGTTACTCCACATTGTCACTCTGCAAAGAGATACCTGAAGAAGAAAAGGAGTTCGATCCATGGGACATGCCAGAACTTAAGAGTACTGGACCGAAGTGGTCAG aaatgaccACAAAACAACGTGTCATGTCCGTTCTGCTGGCAATCGCAAGATTTATCTGCTTAGTGGGGTTGTTGTACTTCTTTGTGTGCTCATTGGATGTGTTAAGCTCTGCCTTTCAGTTAGTTggag gcaaagcTGCAGGAGATATTTTTAAGAACCACTCTGTTCTCTCCAATCCTGTTGCTGGACTGGTGATTGGTGTCCTGGTTACTGTCCTTGTACAAAGCTCAAGTACATCTACATCTATTGTGGTCAGCATGGTGTCATCTGGAC TTCTTACGGTCAGGACAGCTATTCCAATCATTATGGGAGCCAACATTGGCACATCGGTCACAAACACCATTGTTGCGCTAATGCAGTCTGGTGACCGGAATGAGTTTAGAAG GGCTTTTGCTGGAGCTACTGTTCATGATTTCTTTAACTGGTTGTCAGTGTTGGTCCTGCTGCCCATTGAAATAGCATCAGGATACCTGTACCATCTCACCAGTGCCATTGTGGATTCTTTTAACATAGAATCAGGGGAGGATGCACCAGATATGCTGAAGGTTATTACGGAGCCTCTCACCAAAGGAATTATCCAG CTTGATAAAAAAGTCATACAGGAAATTGCCAATGGGGATCCAGCCGCTCAGAACAAGAGTCTGATTAAGAGAGATTGTGGATCCAAG ATGTGGGTAAACACTACAGTGCCAGGCCCAGAAAATTGCACTGCTAACAGATTCTGCTGGACGGATGAAAACAATGTGACTTGGACAGAGGTCTTTGAACAAGTAAAAGCCTCTT GTGGACATCTGTTTGCCAACACCAATCTCCCAGACCTGGCAGTTGGCCTTATCCTCTTGGCATTGTCACTGCTAGTGCTGTGTTTCTGTCTGATCCTAATCGTCAAGCTCCTGAACTCCATGCTGAAGGGACAAGTATCTGTGGTCATCAAGAAGATCCTTAACACTg aTTTCCCTTTTCCATTCTCATGGCTGACGGGTTACTTGGCACTTTTGGTCGGAGCTGGAATGACATTCATTGTACAGAGCAGCTCTGTCTTCACATCCGCATTAACTCCACTGATCG GCATTGGTGTGATTAGCATAGAGAGAGCTTATCCCCTGACACTTGGGTCTAACATTGGAACAACAACAACTGCGCTACTGGCTGCCCTAGCCAGTCCTGGGGACACCTTACAAAACTCTGTGCAG ATTGCATTATGCcattttttcttcaatatatCCGGGATCCTTATTTGGTATCCTATTCCATTCATGAGAATACCTATTCGTCTAGCTAAAGGCCTGGGAAACAAGACAGCCAAATACCGCTGGTTTGCCGTCATCTATTTGATTATGTGTTTTTTCTTGCTGCCTCTGGCAGTGTTTGGCTTGTCAGTTGCTGGATGGAAGGTTCTTGTTGGAGTTTGTGTTCCTATTGTGTTTGTAATAGTTCTGGCTATTATCATCAATGTATTGCAAGCCAAATATCCACGGGTTCTTCCAGACTTTCTGAAGACATGGAACTTCCTTCCCAAGTGGATGCGTTCTCTAAAGCCATGGGATTCTTGGATGACCGGTGCTGCTCTGTTCTGTGGTCGcagatgttgctgctgctgcaaatgTAAATGCTGCAACTGCTGCCATACCAGTGAAGATGAGGAGTTGTCCATGGACATGCCACCAGCCTTGAAAGGTCATGAGAATGTTGTTGACTTGAGTGATGAACTGCCGACTATCGACAGCAAAGATCAAGGGAAGAACCTGAGCCTTACTCCCTTGTAG